The Lentisphaera araneosa HTCC2155 region AAGTAGGGTTTAATTCTCTGGATCTTTGCTTTCTATTTCCTCATCCTGATCTGTAATAGATTGTTCTGACGCATACTTATGGCGAATGACTTTCGCAATGCGTTTACTGAAATAATAGATGCGGTTGAGTAGTGCGACCAACTCGGTTTGGAGTTTGTAGAGTTCGGTACGAGAAGGAGCATCAGCGAGCAATCTTCCGTGTAAATGGCTTGTGAGCTCGTCGATTAATTCTTGGATGATCGGTTTTTGCTTAATGATGGTTTTTGCACTTTTTCGATCAGAATTTGAAAGAGCGGTAATAGAAAGTGCCACTGAGTGGGTGATGGTGTCGCAGAGCTCGTGAAGTTTATTTGCGGTCTCCGCACTGACCTTTAGATGATGTGAGCTAACAAAACCACCGAGATTCTGGCTGGCTTCATCGAGGCTTTCAATCATTTGTTGATAGTAGCCTGCAACCGCTAAGAGCTTTTCAACTTGGTCCATTTGTGCACTGGATTGAGTTCTGACGCCAAGTTTACGAGAGTAGTCGATAAGTGATAAGTAGACTTGTGATGATTGTTTTCTTAGTGCGGTGATATCCGTTTGGCTTTCCTCATCTGCGTAGATGATCGCTTCGGGCAACTGCTTTAAGGCAGGCGTGATTAATTGTGCTTGGTGAATGATTTCTAGTTGAGTTTGTTGCAGCGCGATGACTGGATCACTTAAATACATGTCGTGAATATGTTGTGTGATTTCTTGGCTACTGTCTTTTTTGGGGAGTAGGAACTCCGTTAGTTTTGCGAGCTGATTACAAAAAGGAAGAAAGAGCAAAGCATTGGCAAAATTAAAAATAGTGTGAGCATTAGCGAGTTGTCGTGGAGTCTCAGCAGCAATGCGATTGGCGTCTAATAATTCGGGGTGAAGTGGCGAAATGTGCCGTGCGAGTTCAGCAAGCTGTGGAATGAAAAGGAACCACAGGATTACTCCTAAAACATTAAAAATGATGTGAATAAAAGCAACGTGAACAGCAGTTCTAGGCTTGCCTATACTCGCGAGCAGGGCGGTTATGCATGTGCCCACATTTGACCCCAGTGCCATGGCAATACCTGCTTCGAGGGTGATGATATTTTGACCAGCTAAAATGATCAATAAACCAGTGGTGGCTGCAGAACTTTGGACAAGTGCGGTGAAGAGCGCTCCGACAATGATGCCAAGTAAAGCGTGGTCCATTTGGCTC contains the following coding sequences:
- a CDS encoding Na/Pi cotransporter family protein encodes the protein MINWVQIFIEMAGGLSLFLFGMTMMSQSLKSVAGDSLKNLLSKMTGNHFRSLISGTLITAITQSSSVTTVLLVGFVSAGLLNLSQSIGVIMGANIGSTFTAQIIAFNISQYSLLMIAGGFTLYSLAKNKSIQYYGQILLGLGLVFFGMAMMSSSTSPLRQYQPFIELMSQMDHALLGIIVGALFTALVQSSAATTGLLIILAGQNIITLEAGIAMALGSNVGTCITALLASIGKPRTAVHVAFIHIIFNVLGVILWFLFIPQLAELARHISPLHPELLDANRIAAETPRQLANAHTIFNFANALLFLPFCNQLAKLTEFLLPKKDSSQEITQHIHDMYLSDPVIALQQTQLEIIHQAQLITPALKQLPEAIIYADEESQTDITALRKQSSQVYLSLIDYSRKLGVRTQSSAQMDQVEKLLAVAGYYQQMIESLDEASQNLGGFVSSHHLKVSAETANKLHELCDTITHSVALSITALSNSDRKSAKTIIKQKPIIQELIDELTSHLHGRLLADAPSRTELYKLQTELVALLNRIYYFSKRIAKVIRHKYASEQSITDQDEEIESKDPEN